TCGCCATGTCGGTGCTGTCGCTGCTGCCGGTCTTCCTGTTCTTCCTCGCCTTCCAGCGGATGCTGGTCGAGGGCATCAACACCAGCGGGCTCAAGGGATGAGCGCCGTACCGGGGCCGCTGCCGGCCCGCCGGGACTGGCGGGACGTGCTGGGCGACGCCACCGACCTGGCCGTGCTCGGCTTCGCGCTGGTGCTGGCCGCGCTGCCGCTGCTCACCCTGGCGCCGGCCGTGGCCACCGCCAGCGCGGCCCTGCACGACCGGACCACCCTGGGCGGCTGGCCGGACGCCCGCACCACGCTGGGCCGGTTCGGCCGGGCGCTGCCCGCCGGCCTCGCGGCCAGCGCCGTCGCCCTGGCGGTCGCCGGCGCGCTCGGCGCGACCTGGTCGCCGTCGCCACCGGGCGGGTCCCCGGTGGCGGTCCGCTGCTGGCCGGCACGGCCGTGGTCACCGCCGTCATCCTCGGGTACGCGGGCCTGGTCGTCGTGCAGGTCGGCCGCACCGGGGGCCGGGGCTGGCGGGACGCGGCCCGGACGGCGACCCGCACCGGCACGCGGCGACCCGGCACCTGGGCCGCCGCCAGCGGGGTGTGCTGCCTGGCCGGGCTGCTCGCCGTGCTGGTCACCCCGCTCGCCGTGCCGATCCTCGCCGGGTACGCGCTGGCCGCCCTGCACGCCGTGCATCCCCGCACACCCGCCTCGGCAGCCGTGCCCGCCCTGACCGCCGGGTGCCCCCGCCCGCCCGTCCCGGCAGCCCTGGCCGCCGGCACCCGTTCGGACGCCTCGTGACCGGCGATCCGCGCCCGGCAGCCGCCGGCCGACCGGCAGACGATCCCGAGGTGACCGTGCGCGGCGTGCCGGTGGCCCGGTACGTGATCCACCCCGCCCTCGATCCGAGGCACGGACCCCGGCCCTACCTGCACCCGGTGCGGACGCCGGCCGGCACGCCGGTCACCGACGTGCTCCCCGCCGACCACGTCTGGCACCTCGGCGCGTCCCTCGCCGTGCAGGACGTCGACGGCACCAACCTCTGGGGTGGCCGCACCTATGTGCGGGACACCGGCTACACCTGGCGCGACGACCACGGCGTCATCGCGCACACCGGCTGGCGGGAGCGGGCCGCCGACCGGCTGGCGCACGACCTCGAATGGCGGGACCGGGCCGGTGGGCCGCTGCTGCGTGAGCACCGTCGGCTCGCCGCCGCCCCGGCCGGCGACGACGCCTGGTGGCTCGACCTGGACACCACCCTCACCTCGGCCACCGGCCGGGACGTCCACCTGGGCAGTCCGGCCACCAACGGCCGCCCCGGCGGGGCCGGCTACGGTGGCTTCTTCTGGCGGGCCGTCACCGACGGGCAGCCGCAGGTCTTCACCGCCGACGCGGCGGGGGAGGAGACCGTCAACGGCTCGACCGCGCCGTGGCTGGCGCTGACCGGGGTGGCGCCGGGCGGTGGGGCGTACACCCTGGTCTTCGTCGGGCTGGGGCCCGGCGACCGGTGGTTCGTGCGGACCGCGATGTATCCGGGCGTCTGCGCCGCCTACGCCTTCGACCGGCCGGCGGTGGTCGCCGCCGGCCGGCCCCGGCACCGCCGGCACCGGGTGCTGGTCGCCGACGGCCACCTGGACCGGGCGGCCGTCGCGGCCGGCTCGACCCGGCGGCGGGCGCGGTGACCGGTCCGGAGGTGGCGCGGTGACCGGCCCGGAGGTGGCGTGCGTCGGTGAGACCATGGTGGTGCTGGCCCCGCGCCCGGCACGCCTCTGGAACACGCCGACCGGCTCGCCGTCGGGGTCGGCGGTGCCGAGTCGAACGTGGCGATGGGCCTGGCCCGGCTCGGCCACCGGGCCGCCTGGGTCAGCCGGGTCGGCGACGATCCGTTCGGCCGCCGGGTGGTGCGCGAGGTCGCCGCCGCCGGGGTGGACACCTCGCTGGTCACCGTGGACCCGACCGCGCCGACCGGCGTCTACCTGAAGGATCCCGGCCCGACCGGCACCCGGGTGCACTACTACCGGTCCGGTTCCGCCGCCGCCCGGCTGACCGGCCGGGACCTCGCCGACCCCCGGCTGACCGGCGTCCGGCTGCTGCACCTCACCGGGATCACCCCCGCGCTCTCGGCCGGCTGCCGCGACCTCGTGGCCCGGACGCTGGCCGCCCGTCCGCTCCCCGGCACCCGGATCAGCTTCGACGTCAACCACCGGCCGGCGCTCTGGCCGGCCGGCGAGGCCGCCCCGGTGCTGCGGGACCTCGCCGACCGGGCCGACGTCGTCCTCGTCGGCCTCGACGAGGCGTACCTGCTGTGGGGGGTCGCCGACCCGGCGGATGTCCGGGGGTTGCTGCCCGGGCCGGAGCTCGTGGTGGTCAAGGACGGGGCGGTCGGTGCGACCGCGCTGCCGCGCGGCGGGGCGGCGGTCTTCGTACCGGCCCTGGCGGTGACCGTGCTGGAGGCGGTCGGGGCCGGCGACGCCTTCGCCGCCGGGTTCCTCTCCGGCCTGCTGCGCGGCCTCGACCTGGTGGCCTGCCTGCGGCTCGGGCACCTCACCGCCGTGCCGGCGCTGACCGCGGCCGGGGACACCGCGCCCCGCCCGACCCGGCGCGGACCGCCCGGGCCCTGGCTCTGCCGGACGCGGAGTGGGCCGCGCTGGACCTCACCGGGCCGTCCGGCCAGCACAGTGGAGGGAATGCCGCATGAGCGGACACGACGTCGGGACGATCTTCGGCGACGCGCGGGTGATGGTGATCCTGCGCGACCTGCCGCCGGCCGAGACGGTCCGGCTCGCCGGGCGAGCCTGGGACCTGGGCATCGGCGTGGTGGAGGTGCCGATCCGCACGCCCGGGGCGGTGACCGCGCTGCGCGCCGCCGTCGAGGCCGGCCGGGCGCGGGGCCGGCCGGTCGGGGCGGGCACCGTCCGCACCCCCGCCCAGGTGCGCCAGGCGGCCGGCGCCGGGGCGGCCTTCACCGTCGCACCCGGCCTGGACCTGGCCGTGGTCGACGCGGCCACCAGCCATGGGCTGCCGCACCTGCCCGGGGTGGCCACCCCCACCGAGGCGCAGCGGGCCCTCGATCACGGCCTGCGCTGGCTCAAGGCGTTCCCGGCGGTGAGCCTCGGGCCGGCGTGGTTCCGCGCGGTCGCCGGGCCGCTGCCCGAGCTGCGGTTCGTGGCCACCGGCGGGATCGACGCGGCGAACGCGGGCGACTTCCTGGCCGCCGGGGTACGGGTGGTGGCGGTCGGCTCGGCGCTGTCCGACCCGGGCCAGCTCGGCCGTCTCGCCGCGCTCGCCGCCGACCGTTGACGGTCAGCCGGTCGGGCCGAAGAGGGAGAGCAGGACCAGCGCCGCGGCGAGCGCCAGCAGACCGAGCACCGCCCGCCGGCCCGGCCGCGGCCCGTCGCGCAGCACCGTCACCCCGAGCGGCACCAACGCGTAGCAGAGCCCACCGACGGCGATCAGCGACTGCGGCACCTGCGTGCCCTTCAACGTGCCCAGGGCGAGCACCCACATCAGGCCCAGGGCGACCGCTCGGGGCCGGCTCAGCGCCCGCGACCGGTACGCGCCGATCGCCAGGACGACCCAGCCGGTCACCACGGCCAGCGCCGGGAACCGGAAGAGGTGCCACGCCTGGTACGTGTCGCCCACGATCCGGGTCGCCTCGTCCGCGCCCTCGGCCCGGACGAGCTGGAACGCCAGGTGGTCGATGCCACCGTGGAAGGTGCGGGTGAACAGGCCGAGGACGACCAGCCCGGCACCCCAGGCCGCCCAGACCGGGTGGGTCCGGCCGATCAGCCGGGCCAGCGCCGCCACGCCGGGCGTCAGGACGACCATGCCGGCGGTGAAGAGGCTGTACGCGGCCACCATGAGCGCCGGATGGGCCTGGTACGCGGCGAGCTGCTGCGGAAAGAAGTAGTGGAACCGGATCCGGAGCAGGATGCCGGCGAGGACCAGCAGCGGCCCGAGGACCAGCGAGATGCCGCCGAGCCACCGACCGGGGAAGGAATAGTTCGTCATGCTCCCCACGGTTCCGGGACCCGGCTCGCGGCACATCGGACCACGGCGGGCTCCCTGCCGGGGCGCGGGTGACCACGGTCCGATGGCCACGGGGGGACGTGCCGGCGACGCCGGGCGGTTAGCGTGGGCCGGTGACCGTCTCCCGCCGGCTGCTCGTCACCGATCTGCTCTGGGCGGTGCTGCTGGTGCTGCTGGTCGCCTACACCGTCACCGACCCGCCCGGGCCCGCGTACCCCGGACCGGCGGGTGTGGTGTGGTCCACGGCCGCGCTGGTCGCGCTGCCGGTGGCGGTGCGGCGACGCTGGCCGCTCGTCGTCCTGGCGGCGGTGTCCCTGACGGCGGCCACGGCCACGGCGGCGGGCGTCGCGGGGGCCGGCATGCTGGTGGTGGAGTTCCTGCCGGCGGCCACCGCCCTCTACACGGTCGCCGTCGCCCTGCCCGCACGTCGTTCCGTCCCCGCGCTGCTGGCCGGTCTCGCGCCCGCGGCGGCAGCGGTCGCGGTCTTCTACGCGGCCCGGCTGCCGGCGCTGCCGCCCGTCGCCGACGCCGAGGTGCCGCTCTGGGCGCCGGGGGAGATCGGCGTGACGGTGGCGCTGCTGGCGATCTTCTGGTCGGTCGGGCGTCTCGTCCGGTGGCGTCGGGACGTGGCCGCCCGGCTGGCCCGGTCCCTGGCCCACGCGGCAGTCGTCGACGAGCGGCTGCGCATCGCGCGCGACCTGCACGACATCGTGGGGCACAGCATGAGCCTGATCGCCGTGAAGGCCACCGTCGCCAACCACCTCGCCGACACCCGGCCGGAGGAGGTCCGGGCCGCGCTCGCCGTCATCGAGGAGACCAGCCGTAGCGGGCTCGCCGACCTTCGCCGGGCGCTGGGTGTCCTGCGGGCGGAGGGGACCGGCGAGGTCGTCCCGGCCGACCTCGCGCCGGCCGCCGGACCGGCGGAACTGGCGGAGCTGGTCGAGCGCGCCGAGGACGCCGGGGTACGGGTGACGCTGCGCGTCGGTGGCGTCGACGACCTGCGGCCCGCGCTCGGACTCACCGCGTACCGGGTGGTGCAGGAGGCGTTGACGAACGTCATCCGGCACGCCGCGCCCACCACGTGCCGGGTGGCCGTCGAGGTGGTGGCGGGGGTGTTGCGGGTGGAGGTGACCGACGACGGGCCCCCCGACCGCGCCGCCACCCTGCCCGGCGCCGGCCGGGGCCTGGTCGGCATGCGGGAACGGGTGGTGCTCTACGGTGGCACCCTCACCACCGGTCCGCGGCCCGAGGGCGGTTTCCGCGTCCACGCGTCGGTCCCGGTCACCCCGTCCGGGCGGACCGCATGACCGTCCGCGTCGTGGTCGCCGACGACCACGCCCTGCTGCGGGAGAGCTTCCGGCTGCTCATCGAGAGCGTCCCGGGCTTCGAGGTGGTCGGCGAGGCGGCCGGCGGGCGGGAGGCGATCACGGTGTGCCGGCGGGAACGGCCCGACGTGGTGCTGATGGACGTCCGCATGCCCGATCTGGACGGCATCGAGGCCACCCGGCGGATCTGCGCCGCCCCCGACACCCGGGCCGCCCGGGTGCTCATCCTCACCACCTTCGACCTCGATGAGTACGTGTTCGGCGCGCTCCGGGCCGGGGCCAGCGGGTTCCTGGTCAAGGACACCAGCGCGGCCGACCTGCTCGCCGCGATCCGGGTCGTCGCCGCCGGTGAGGCGCTGCTCGCTCCCACCGTCACCCGCCGCCTGATCGCCGCCTTCACGGCCGGGCCGCCGCAGCGGACCCCCTGCGGGTCCCCGCTGCTCGACCGCCTCACCGAACGCGAGCGCGAGGTGCTGACCCTGATCGCCCGGGGCCGGTCCAATGCCGAGCTCGCGGCGGAGCTGTCGCTCAGCCCCGGCACCGTGAAGACGTACGTCGGGCGGCTGCTGAGCAAGCTCGACGCGCGCGACCGGGCCCAACTGGTGATCCTGGCGTACGAGACGGGGCTGGTCAGCCCGCAGGGGTGAGCGTGGTCAGGCGGGGGCGGGGCCGAGGCTGTCGCGGCGGACCAGCTCGGCGGGAAGGGTCTCCGCCCGGTCCCGGTCGGCGGCCGGTTCCAGGGCCAGGCTCATCGCCCGGGCGCCCAGCTCGGCCAGGGGGAGCCGGACCGTGGTCAGCGCGGGTGTCACGTCGGCAGCGATCGGCATGTCGTCGAAGCCGACGAGCGACATCTGCTCCGGCACCCGGATCCCGCGCTCCTTCAGCACGGCGAGGGCCCCCACCGCCATCGAGTCGTTGAGCGCCACGATCGCGGTCAGCCCCGGTACGGCGTCCAGCAGCTCGGCCGTGGCCCGGGCCCCGCCGTCGCGGGTGAAGTCGGCGTAGTGGATCCGCTCCATGGGCAGCGGCTCGGCCAGGCCCTCGTAGAGGCCGGCGACCCGGTCGGTGGTGGTGGTGAGCGCGACCGGGCCGGCGACCACGCCGACCCGCCGGTGGCCCAGCCGGCGCAGCTCGGCGCCGAGCAGCCGCGCACCCTCCTGGTTGGCCGGTAGCACGGCGTCGCCGCGGTGCTTGTGCCAGCCGATCACCGCGACCCGCCCGCCGGTGGCCGCGTACGCGGCGAGCCGCTCGTCGAGCAGCGCGTTGACCTCGTCGTCGTGGTAGCCGGAGCCGGCCAGCACGATGGCGGCCACCTGCTGGGCGCGGAGCAGGTCGACGTACTCCAGCTCCCGCTCCGGGTCGCGGTAGCTGTTGCAGATGATGGCCAGCCGGCCGTGTTCGGTGGCGACCCGTTGCAGTCCCCGGGTCAGCTCGGCGAAGTACGGGTCGGAGACGTCGTGCACCACCACGCCGACCACGCTGCGCTGCGGCCGGGCCAGCAGCTGGGCGTGCGCGTTCGGCACGTACCTCAGGTCGGCGACGGCCCGCAGCACCCGTTCGCGCAGCTCCCCGGCGACGGGTTTGCTGCTGCCGTTGATGACCCGCGACGCGGTGGCGGGGGAGACGCCCGCCCGGCGGGCGACGTCGGCCAGTGTCGCCATGTCACCCCCCTGCTCGTCCGGTCGCGGTGAGGGTACCGCAGGAGCGCCGGGGTAAGCCCTTGCCGGATCGGCGGACGTCCCTCTACCCTCCCAGGAAAGCGCTTGCCTGAGCTGTCGGGAGGACGGGCATGACCCGAAGGTCGATCGGCATCATCGTCAACGGAGTCACCGGCCGGATGGGTTACCGGCAGCACCTGGTCCGGTCCCTGCTCGCCATCCGGGAGGCCGGCGGCGTGCCGCTGCCCGACGGCGACCGGATCTGGCCCGAACCGGTCCTCGTCGGCCGCAGCGAGACCCGGCTGCGGGACGTCGCCGAACGGCACGGCCTCACCGACTGGACCACCGACCTGGCCGCCGCGCTCGCCCGCGACGACGTCGCCGTCTACTTCGACGCCCAGGTCACCCAGCAGCGGGAGAAGGCCATCCGGCAGGCGATCGAGGCCGGCAAGCACGTCTACACCGAGAAGCCCCTCGCCGAGTCCACCGACGCGGCGCTGGACCTGGCCCGGGCCGCCGAGGCGGCGGGCGTCCGCACCGGAGTGGTGCAGGACAAGCTCTTCCTGCCCGGGCTGCGCAAGCTCAAGCGGCTGGTCGACGGCGGCTTCTTCGGCCGGATCCTGTCGGTACGCGGCGAGTTCGGCTACTGGGTCTTCGAGGGCGACTGGCAGCCCGCGCAGCGCCCCTCGTGGAACTACCGGGCCGCCGACGGCGGCGGCATCACCGTCGACATGTTCCCGCACTGGCACTACGTCCTGGAGGAGCTCTTCGCGCCGGTCCGCGCCGTCACCTGCGTGACCGCCACGCACATCCCGGAACGGGTCGACGAGGCCGGCGAGCGCTACCCGGCCACCGCCGACGACGCCGCGTACGGCATCTTCGAACTCGACGGCGGCATCGTGGCGCAGCTCAACTCCTCGTGGTGCGTCCGGGTCAACCGGGACGAGCTGGTCGAGTTCCAGGTGGACGGCACCGAGGGCAGCGCCGTCGCCGGGCTGCGCGGCTGCCGCGTCCAGCACCGCGCGGTCACCCCCAAGCCGGTCTGGAACCCGGACCTGCCGGTCACCGACGACTTCCGCGCCCAGTGGACCGAGGTGCCGGACAACGAGGAGTTCGACAACGGCTTCAAGGTGCAGTGGGAGGCGTTCCTGCGGCACCTCGTCGCCGGCGAGCCGTTCCGCTGGGACTTCCGCGCCGGGGCGCGCGGGGTGCAACTCGCCGAGCTGGGGCTGCGCTCGGCCCGCGAGGGCCGCCGCCTCGAGGTGCCGGAGCTGACCCGGTGAGCGCCGTCGTGCGGCTGCCCGGCGGGGAGACGTACCGGCTGCGCGGGGGCGCGGACTTCGCGCGGCCCGCCGGCCCGGCCACGTCGCGGATCGCGTACGCGGCGGCGCACGTGGTCGCCGACCCGGACGCGGAGAACGTCCCGGGCGCCCCGGCCGTGCTCGACTGGGACCGCACCCTCGCCTTCCGGCACCACCTCTGGTCGTACGGGCTGGGGGTGGCCGAGGCGATGGACACCGCCCAGCGCGGCATGGGACTCGACCACCCGGCGACCCGGGAACTGATCCGGCGCAGCGCCGCCGAGGCGAAGACGGTCGGCGGCCGGATCGTGGCAGGGGTGAACACCGACCAGCTCCCGCCCGGCCCGGCGAGCCTGGCCCAGGTGCTCCGGGCGTACACCGAACAGCTGGCCGACACCCTCGCGGCCGGCGCCCGGCCGGTGCTGATGTGCAGCCGGCACCTGGCGGCGGCGGCCACCGGCCCCGACGACTACCTGCGGGTGTACGGCGACCTGCTGGCCGCCACCGACCAGCCGGTCGTGCTGCACTGGCTGGGCGACATGTTCGACCCGGCGCTGGCCGGCTACTGGGGCGCCACCGACCTGGACGAGGCCACCGGGACGGTGCTGCAGCTGGTCAAGGAGCACGCGTCGAAGGTGGACGGGATCAAGGTGTCGCTGCTCGACGCCGACCGTGAGGTGGCGCTGCGCCGCCGCCTGCCCGCCGGGGTGCGGCTCTACACCGGCGACGACTTCCACTATCCGGAGCTGATCCGGGGCGACGAGGTCGGCCACTCCGATGCGCTGCTCGGGGTCTTCGCGGCCATCGCGCCGGCCGCCGCAACCGCGCTCGCCGCCCTCGACGACGGCGACCCGGCCCGGTACGACGCCGCGCTCACCCCGACCGTACCGCTGGCCCGGCACCTCTTCGCCGCGCCGACCTGGCACTACAAGACCGGGATCGTCTTCCTGGCCTGGCTCACCGGCCACCAGGAGCACTTCACCATGGTCGGCGGGCAGCAGGCCGGCCGCTCGGCGGCGCACCTGGCCCGGCTGCTCGTCCTCGCCGACGCCGCCGGCCTGCTGCCCGATGCCGACCTGGCCGCCACCCGCGCCCGGGCCCTCTTCACCGTCGCCGGGGTGGCGCAGTGACCGCCGCTCCGGTCCCGGCCGCCGCGGTGCCGACGGGCACCGGCGTGACGCCGGCCGCCGGGCTGGCCCGGTTCTCGTTCAACCAGGCCACCGCGAAGCACTGGCCGCTCGCCGAGGCGGTGTCCGGCTGCGCCGCGGCCGGCGTACCCGGCATCGGCCTGTGGCGCGAACCGGTCCAGGAGTACGGCCTGGCCCGCACCGCGAAGCTGGTCCGCGACACGGGGCTGACCGTCACCTCGCTCTGCCGGGGCGGCTTCTTCACCGCCGACGACTGGCGGGACGACAACCGACGGGCCATCGAGGAGGCCGCCACCCTCGGCACCTCCGTGCTGGTGCTGGTCTCCGGTGGCCTGCCGGCGGGCAGCCGGGACGTCGACGGGGCGCGCCGCCGGGTCGTGGACGCCCTCGCCGAACTGACCCCGGAGGCGGCCGCCGCCGGGGTGACCCTGGCCGTCGAGCCGCTGCACCCGATGTTCTGCGCCGACCGGTGCGTGATCGCCACCCTCGGTCAGGCCCTCGACCTCGCCGAACGCTTCCCGCCCGGCGTGGTCGGGGTGGTCGTCGACACGTACCACGTCTGGTGGGACGACACCGTCCACGACCAGATCGCCCGGGCCGGGGAACGGATTGCCGCCTTCCAGGTCGCCGACTGGGTCACCCCGCTGCCGGCGGGCGTCCTGCTCGGCCGCGCCCTACCGGGCGAGGGCTGCATCGACCTGCGCCGCCTCCGGGAGGCCGTCGACGCCGCCGGCTACACCGGCCCCATCGAGGTGGAGGTCTTCGACGCCACCCTCTGGTCCCGCCCCGGCCCCGAGATCCTCACCGCCACCCTCCGCTCCTACCTGACCCACCTCCCCTGACCTCGTTGATCATGGGGTTGGCGGCACCATCCGAGATCCACATCGCCGTCAACCTCATGATCAACCGCCGGACGGTGAGGAGGTGGTGGCGGTGGCGCGGAGGGCCTTGACGATGGCGGGGACGGAGCCGATCAGGAGGACCAGTCCCCAGATGATCGCGACGACGGCGAAGAGCACGGCGCCGAGGTCGTCGGTGATGCTGACCAGGATGGTGGGGACCAGGCGGTGCAGGAACTCCAGCACCACCGTGCAGAGCAGCGTGGTGAGCATCAGCAGCACCAGGCCCTTGTTCTGGAGGAAGCGGGGCTGGGCGAGGATCAGCAGGCCGGCCCAGATCAGCTTGAGCAGCAGGATCAGGCCGAGCAGCACGGCCGCGTCGCCGACCGGGAAGAAACCCCACACCGCGAGGTAGGCGAGCGTGCCGAACGGGGCGGCCAGGAAGAGCGACACCAGCACGGTCAGCTCCACGAAGGCCACCACCAGCAGCACCACCGACCCGAGCAGCAGCAGGACCGAGAAGATCAGCGTGGCGACGCCCTGGATCCGGCCCTGGATCCGGTCCGGCAGCACCAGGCTCAGGCAGAACAGCCCGGTCGTCCAGAGGGCGACCACGTCGATCAGCGCCAGCGCGCCGGTGCCCCGCCCGGCGGGCTCGGTGACCCCGGCGACGTCACCGACGTCCACGCCGAGCTGGCCGGCGCTGTCCCGCAGCGCCTCGCCCGCGTCGCCGCCGCCGGTGAGCAGCGCGGCACCCAGCTCCAACGCCACCACCAGTGCCACCGCGAGCAGCGCCAGCAGCAGGAACGGTTTGCGCAGCTCACCCATGACGGGCCTCCTCGGCGTGGGTCAGGACCGGGCGACGGTGACCGCGCATCCCACACCTCCCGGGCAGCCCAGGGTGACCGTGGTGGCCCGGTCGACGGCGACCTTCGCGACGGCGTCCCCGCCGTCGGTGGGGGTCACCTCGTCGGAGACGGTGACGTCGGCGCCGCCGGGCGCGGGGGCGGACACCGTGAACGGTCCGCGGCTGCGCAGGATCAGGCTGCGCAGCCCGTCCGGCGCGGGCACCCCGAGCCGGCAGGAACCGGTGAAGGTGAGCACCCGCGCCCCGTCGGCGGTGGCCGGTCCGGCCGGGCAGTCGGCGGTGACCGTCGCCGGGTCGACCGTGGCGGTCGCCCGGCCCAGCCGGGACAGCCAGCCGGGCCGGGCGGCGGGTCGCCCCGGTCGTGCCGGCCCGCGCCCACCGCCACCAGGTAGAGCACCACCAGCAGCACCGCCAGGGCCGCCAGCAGCACCTTCTGCCGGCCGCTCACGGCTGGACGAGCTGGGTGAAGCGGATCTGGTCGATCCCGGCGAAGTAGCGGTCGAAGCCCTGGGTCTTGCTCACCGCCACCAGGGTCAGCTGGTGCGGACCCTTGCTCAGCTGCACCGTGCCGACGTCGACGAAGTCGGTCCGCACCACGGTCGGGCTGAAGCCGAAGAACGTGTCGCCGACCTGCCGGCCGTCCACGGTGAAGATGGTGTTGGCGTAGTCGAACGAGGTGGTGCGTACCGTCGACAGCCGCCAGGTGCCGTCGACCGGGAGGTCCACGGTGACGGTGACCTGGTCGCCGACGGCCAGTCCGAGGAAGAACAGCTGCGCGTCGCCGGACCAGACCACGCCGCAGCAGTTCTTCTGCTCCACCACCTTCGCCGCCGCCCCCGACGGCGAGCGGACCACCGCGCCGGCCACCAGGCTCTCCGCCTCCAGCGTCACCACCTTCGGCGCGGCCGGCGCCGGCGGTGTGTCACCGCCGCGGCCGACCAGCCACACCACCACCCCGGCCACGACCAGCACCAGCGCCGCGGCGGCCGCGAGCCACGCCCAGGGCACGCGCTTCGGGGGTACGACCGCCCGCACGTCGTACGTCACCCGGCCGCTGGAGCGGGAGCTCTCCTCCGGCGCGGTGTTCGCCGAGTACGCGAAGCCGGTCATGTCGTAGCGGCGGGGCGGCGTGCCCGGTGGCACGACCAGCCGCACCAGGAAGGAGACCGAGCCCTGCCCGGGCACCACCCGCTGCGGCTCGGCCACGGTGAACCAGGAACGCTGGGTGCCCTCGCCCGGGGCCACGTCGAACACCACGGTGTCCGGCGCCTCGCCCGGGTTGGAGACGGTGAAGGTCAGCTCGCCGGTGTTCCGCTCGTTCAGCGTGAACGCCCCGGCGGCGGCGACGACGGCCCATTCGGTGGTCATGACGGCTCCTCTGCTGCTGGTACGAGAGACGGGACGCGCGCCCGCCCGACCGCGCGGTCCGGGGTGGGGTCGACCGCGCCGGCCGGGGTCGAGTCGACCGGTGGTGGACCGGCGTCGTCGGGCAGGGTGATCTCGACGGTGACGGCGGCCGGTTTCTCCCCCTCGACGACGCGGGTGATCACGGCGAGCTGGTCGGCGGCGGCCGGCGGCACCCGGACCACCACGTGGAAGGGCCGCTCCGCCGGCTCGTCGAGGACGAACCCGGTCACCCCGGTGGCCAGCTCCAACGCGGTCCGCATCCCGTACGGGGTGCCCCGCCAGCGGGCCAGCAGCGCGCCGTGCGCCACCAGGTTCCGCAGCCGGCCCGGCGGCAACGGCACCGGCGCGCCACCCCCCGGGGCGGCCACCACGTGGTCCATCGCCACCCACCGGGTCAGGTACGCCACGAACCCGTCCGGCGCCCGGTACGGCGCGAAGAGCGCGTCGACGTCGGCGAGCACCGCCTCGTCCGGGGCGTGCAACGTCTCCATCACGTCCAGCAGCGCGCCGAGCACGCTGCCCGGCCCGGCCGCCCGCTGGTACGCCGCGGGCAGCAGCCGCTCAATCGCCGTTCGGCGCATCCTGCCGCACCACCTCGATGTCGTGCTCGCCGGAGCAGAGCAGCCAGGTCCCGGGAACGGTCACCACGTCGGCGGTGGCCTGGTTGGCGCTGGCCGTCCAGTCGACGGCGTCGCCACTGCGGTACACCCCGCGTTCGCCGCCGGCCAGGACCAGCCGGCCCGTGCCGCCGGCGCCGGAGGTGGCGGCGAGCGCGTCCACCGGCACGAACCGGGTCCGGTCCCGCAGCGGCAGCCCGCAGTTG
The Micromonospora sp. R77 DNA segment above includes these coding regions:
- a CDS encoding sensor histidine kinase; the protein is MTVSRRLLVTDLLWAVLLVLLVAYTVTDPPGPAYPGPAGVVWSTAALVALPVAVRRRWPLVVLAAVSLTAATATAAGVAGAGMLVVEFLPAATALYTVAVALPARRSVPALLAGLAPAAAAVAVFYAARLPALPPVADAEVPLWAPGEIGVTVALLAIFWSVGRLVRWRRDVAARLARSLAHAAVVDERLRIARDLHDIVGHSMSLIAVKATVANHLADTRPEEVRAALAVIEETSRSGLADLRRALGVLRAEGTGEVVPADLAPAAGPAELAELVERAEDAGVRVTLRVGGVDDLRPALGLTAYRVVQEALTNVIRHAAPTTCRVAVEVVAGVLRVEVTDDGPPDRAATLPGAGRGLVGMRERVVLYGGTLTTGPRPEGGFRVHASVPVTPSGRTA
- a CDS encoding response regulator transcription factor, translating into MTVRVVVADDHALLRESFRLLIESVPGFEVVGEAAGGREAITVCRRERPDVVLMDVRMPDLDGIEATRRICAAPDTRAARVLILTTFDLDEYVFGALRAGASGFLVKDTSAADLLAAIRVVAAGEALLAPTVTRRLIAAFTAGPPQRTPCGSPLLDRLTEREREVLTLIARGRSNAELAAELSLSPGTVKTYVGRLLSKLDARDRAQLVILAYETGLVSPQG
- a CDS encoding dihydrodipicolinate synthase family protein, giving the protein MSAVVRLPGGETYRLRGGADFARPAGPATSRIAYAAAHVVADPDAENVPGAPAVLDWDRTLAFRHHLWSYGLGVAEAMDTAQRGMGLDHPATRELIRRSAAEAKTVGGRIVAGVNTDQLPPGPASLAQVLRAYTEQLADTLAAGARPVLMCSRHLAAAATGPDDYLRVYGDLLAATDQPVVLHWLGDMFDPALAGYWGATDLDEATGTVLQLVKEHASKVDGIKVSLLDADREVALRRRLPAGVRLYTGDDFHYPELIRGDEVGHSDALLGVFAAIAPAAATALAALDDGDPARYDAALTPTVPLARHLFAAPTWHYKTGIVFLAWLTGHQEHFTMVGGQQAGRSAAHLARLLVLADAAGLLPDADLAATRARALFTVAGVAQ
- a CDS encoding LacI family DNA-binding transcriptional regulator, whose translation is MATLADVARRAGVSPATASRVINGSSKPVAGELRERVLRAVADLRYVPNAHAQLLARPQRSVVGVVVHDVSDPYFAELTRGLQRVATEHGRLAIICNSYRDPERELEYVDLLRAQQVAAIVLAGSGYHDDEVNALLDERLAAYAATGGRVAVIGWHKHRGDAVLPANQEGARLLGAELRRLGHRRVGVVAGPVALTTTTDRVAGLYEGLAEPLPMERIHYADFTRDGGARATAELLDAVPGLTAIVALNDSMAVGALAVLKERGIRVPEQMSLVGFDDMPIAADVTPALTTVRLPLAELGARAMSLALEPAADRDRAETLPAELVRRDSLGPAPA
- a CDS encoding Gfo/Idh/MocA family protein; amino-acid sequence: MTRRSIGIIVNGVTGRMGYRQHLVRSLLAIREAGGVPLPDGDRIWPEPVLVGRSETRLRDVAERHGLTDWTTDLAAALARDDVAVYFDAQVTQQREKAIRQAIEAGKHVYTEKPLAESTDAALDLARAAEAAGVRTGVVQDKLFLPGLRKLKRLVDGGFFGRILSVRGEFGYWVFEGDWQPAQRPSWNYRAADGGGITVDMFPHWHYVLEELFAPVRAVTCVTATHIPERVDEAGERYPATADDAAYGIFELDGGIVAQLNSSWCVRVNRDELVEFQVDGTEGSAVAGLRGCRVQHRAVTPKPVWNPDLPVTDDFRAQWTEVPDNEEFDNGFKVQWEAFLRHLVAGEPFRWDFRAGARGVQLAELGLRSAREGRRLEVPELTR
- a CDS encoding bifunctional 4-hydroxy-2-oxoglutarate aldolase/2-dehydro-3-deoxy-phosphogluconate aldolase — encoded protein: MSGHDVGTIFGDARVMVILRDLPPAETVRLAGRAWDLGIGVVEVPIRTPGAVTALRAAVEAGRARGRPVGAGTVRTPAQVRQAAGAGAAFTVAPGLDLAVVDAATSHGLPHLPGVATPTEAQRALDHGLRWLKAFPAVSLGPAWFRAVAGPLPELRFVATGGIDAANAGDFLAAGVRVVAVGSALSDPGQLGRLAALAADR
- a CDS encoding PmoA family protein is translated as MTVRGVPVARYVIHPALDPRHGPRPYLHPVRTPAGTPVTDVLPADHVWHLGASLAVQDVDGTNLWGGRTYVRDTGYTWRDDHGVIAHTGWRERAADRLAHDLEWRDRAGGPLLREHRRLAAAPAGDDAWWLDLDTTLTSATGRDVHLGSPATNGRPGGAGYGGFFWRAVTDGQPQVFTADAAGEETVNGSTAPWLALTGVAPGGGAYTLVFVGLGPGDRWFVRTAMYPGVCAAYAFDRPAVVAAGRPRHRRHRVLVADGHLDRAAVAAGSTRRRAR